A region of the Flavobacteriaceae bacterium MAR_2010_188 genome:
TCCCAAAATCTAAAAACCGTAAAACCCAATTCTTCCAGAACACGGTTGACTTCTCTGTCTTTTTGCATGTTTCTTTCAATCTTCGGAATCCAAAAATCTTTATTGGTCTTAATTTTTGGTTTGCGCTCTTCCCAGTTGTGGCCATGCCAATATTCGCCATCTATAAAAATCGCGAGCTTGTATTTTATGATGGAAACATCTGGTCTGCCAGGTAATTGACGGTTGTCAACTCGAAAACGAACATCTTTTGCCCAAAGAGCTTTGCGGAACAAAAGTTCTGGCTTGGTATTCTTTCCGCGGATTTTGCTCATGATCTTAGAGCGTTTATTGGTAGTGTAAAAACCTGATTCTTCGTTAAATCGCGGGACTATTATTTTTGGTTCCTCATATTTCATGCTCAGCTATAGTTATCGAAAATTAGACCAGAAACCTAATATTTTAAACTGACCTATAGAAGTTTGTTGGCCACATCTTGCCATGAGTCTACTCTTTCAAATTCTGTTTCGTGAATATTATGACCCGAGGTAAACAAAAATTTTCTACCATCGAAGGTTTTTAGATTATAGCCACGATCATCGATGAGCACATCACCTTTTAAGATATGTTTGTCACCACATAAGATTCTTTTTTGCCAAGGAATAAATGGAAAATGTTGATCTAACCATTCGCTTTTTTCCAGAAGGGAATTTGGAAATTGCATCGCAGCAGAAGCGATGTAAACGTCATGCTTTTCATTTATGGCTTCCAGAACTTTTTGGCTATCCTTTATGGGTTTTAAATCGCTAAAAAATCCAAGACCGTAGGCGTGGTTTTTAACGGTATCGTTCCTGTGTTCGGGGACTGCCTTCCAAACTTCCTTTCCCCAGCAATCTTCAGGGGTAAGACATTCGTCAAAATCTTTATTATATTGATCGATGTGAGCGTAGTAAGTGTCGGCCATTACTTCATCCATATCAACAAAAATTGTTAATGGTTTATTCATGTATTGTAGATTATTAAATTCAAATTAAAACAAAAACCCTCACATTTCTGAAAGGGTTTGATAGCTTAAAACTATTTATATATAATATAGGTAAACTTCAATCGTTTTTAGTATCTGTAATATTCAGGCTTAAAAGGACCTGCAACTTCAACTCCGATATATTGTGCTTGGTCTTCGCGAAGCTCGGTTAATTCTACCCCGATTTTTTCAAGGTGAAGTTTTGCAACCTTCTCATCCAGATGTTTTGGAAGCATATAAACCTCATTTTCGTATTTATCGTGGTTTTTCCAAAGTTCAATTTGTGCCAAGGTCTGGTTGGTGAATGAATTACTCATCACAAAACTAGGATGACCTGTCGCACAACCAAGATTAACCAAACGACCCTCTGCCAAGATGATAACATCTTTGCCGTCGATAGTATATTTATCTACCTGGTCTTTAATGGTATTTTTGGTGTTTCCGTAATTTTTGTTTAACCAAGCCATATCAATTTCATTATCAAAATGACCGATATTACAAACAATTGCTTTGTCCTTTAACGCTTTAAAGTGCTCTGCTTGTACGATGTCTTTATTACCAGTCGTAGTAATAACGATATCTGCTTTTTCGATAACATTTTCTAGCTTTTTCACCTCAAAGCCATCCATCGCAGCTTGTAAAGCACAAATTGGGTCAATTTCTGTAACGGTTACGATACTTCCAGCTCCTTTAAAAGAAGCAGCGGTACCTTTACCAACGTCACCATAACCACAAACCACGACTCTCTTACCGGCAAGCATTAGGTCAGTAGCTCTACGTATAGCATCTACAGCACTTTCGCGACAGCCGTATTTATTGTCGAATTTACTTTTGGTTACAGAATCGTTAACGTTAATTGCCGGCATTGGCAATGTTCCGTTTTTCATTCTTTCATACAATCTGTGAACGCCAGTAGTAGTTTCTTCAGAAAGACCTTTGATGCCAGAAACCAATTCTGGATATTTATCGAAGACCATATTGGTTAGGTCGCCACCGTCATCAAGAATCATATTTAACGGTT
Encoded here:
- a CDS encoding T/G mismatch-specific endonuclease — translated: MKYEEPKIIVPRFNEESGFYTTNKRSKIMSKIRGKNTKPELLFRKALWAKDVRFRVDNRQLPGRPDVSIIKYKLAIFIDGEYWHGHNWEERKPKIKTNKDFWIPKIERNMQKDREVNRVLEELGFTVFRFWEGEIKNNLERCINDVLEFLIIGKNQ
- a CDS encoding 5'(3')-deoxyribonucleotidase gives rise to the protein MNKPLTIFVDMDEVMADTYYAHIDQYNKDFDECLTPEDCWGKEVWKAVPEHRNDTVKNHAYGLGFFSDLKPIKDSQKVLEAINEKHDVYIASAAMQFPNSLLEKSEWLDQHFPFIPWQKRILCGDKHILKGDVLIDDRGYNLKTFDGRKFLFTSGHNIHETEFERVDSWQDVANKLL
- a CDS encoding adenosylhomocysteinase, which codes for MSTNTVTYEPYKVKNMSLAEWGRKEIELAEAEMPGLMSLREEYKDSQPLKGARIAGCLHMTIQTAVLIETLISLGAEVTWSSCNIFSTQDQAAAAIADAGIAVYAWKGMNEEEFNWCIEQTLFFGEDRKPLNMILDDGGDLTNMVFDKYPELVSGIKGLSEETTTGVHRLYERMKNGTLPMPAINVNDSVTKSKFDNKYGCRESAVDAIRRATDLMLAGKRVVVCGYGDVGKGTAASFKGAGSIVTVTEIDPICALQAAMDGFEVKKLENVIEKADIVITTTGNKDIVQAEHFKALKDKAIVCNIGHFDNEIDMAWLNKNYGNTKNTIKDQVDKYTIDGKDVIILAEGRLVNLGCATGHPSFVMSNSFTNQTLAQIELWKNHDKYENEVYMLPKHLDEKVAKLHLEKIGVELTELREDQAQYIGVEVAGPFKPEYYRY